In Sphingobacterium sp. R2, the genomic stretch ATATGCTATGAGGCAAGGAATTGCTGTTTTGTGTGTTTTTGCCATATGTTTGAATCGTTAGTATAGATTTAGTTTGCAGGAGCAACGGTTGTATCGTCATTTACGATCGGCCAAACACCAACACGTGGGAAACTTATTCCTTTATTGTCTCCATGTTGTATATCCTGACCGAAGTAATATAAGGGCCATCCTTTGAAAGTCAACTGTTTCTTTCCATAGACGCTAATTACGGCGATATCAGTTGTACGAATAAGCGAAGGAAGGGCTCCTGTTTCTTTTTGAAAAATTGGCCAGATCGGATCATTGCTGAAATCTGCGGCAGTATAATTGTTTTTATTAAATTTATCAGGCTTAAAGGCATACAGTGTTCTACCTGTATCATCTGTTAGATACATTGTTTTTGCTATTCCTTCGGTATAATCACCTAAATAGTTTTTACCGTCGTGTCCGATGAGTTGGGCATTGGCAACCATAAGTAAATAGTCGGGTTTGGCTACATACCATATTTTATTTATAGCATCCCCTTTCACCTGACCAGATTGACCATCGCCTGCATAGTAATAAAGCGGCCAGCCTTTAAATGTACTTTGCTTGGAACCATCTTCGCGTGTGATTTCACCCATCAGGCTTTTATCAATTTTTACATCCGTACTTGTTTCGTTACTGTGGTAAACTGGCCAAGTTGCCAAACAATTGCCATTACAGGTAGAGATTCCTTTTGTATCATTGGAGAAAAAGTACAGTGTTCTACTGTTTGCATCGGTCAGGATATTACCAAACTGGGTATTGGCAGATATTTGTATACCCCTATTTTTATTTTCTACATTGTCAGGAGCTGCATCGTTTTTTGAACATGCAGAAAACATTGTTAAGGTCAATAGACCGAGAAAGACTAGCTTTACGTGTTTTTTTGTTACTTTCATATGAGTGCCTTTTTTTAAATAATCTGTTGATATTACGATCATTTCAAAAGAAAGGTTGCTTTGAAATTGATTCAAAAAAAATATTTTTTGCAGGCAACCTTTCTTATAATCCGTTCGTATTAGACTTAATACTATATTTATCAAAAGAAAGAAGCAATATCGAGTGGCGATAACAGAAGTTGACGAAAAATCTATCCATATTATTAAAGGATGTATTGATGAGGACCGGAGAGCTCAGAAAGATCTTTATACCATTTACTATGCGATGTCTTTAGGTATATGTCTGCGCTACGCTAATAACAGAGAAGATGCACTAAGTATTTTAAATGAAGGTTTTTTTAAGGTTTTTAAAAATATTGGTAAATATGATTTTCAGAAGCCTTTTTCCATATGGATCAAAAAAATCATGACGAATACTGCAATTGATTTTTACCGCGCAAAGATTAAACAGGGCTTCCTACTTGATGTATCCTTGTATGAGCACGCTATTGTGGAAGATGATAGCATTACTCAAAAGTTAAACTATGAAGACCTATTGGCGATGGTACAGCAGCTTCCACCGGCGTACAGAACGGTGTTCAACCTCTACGCAATAGATGGTTATGGACATGAGGAAATTAGTGGCATGCTGGGTATTGCTATTGGAACATCAAAATCTAATTTACATAAAGCACGCGGGCGACTTGTACAAATAATGGAAGTTCAAGGGGTAAAATTTGGTAAAACTCAAAAGAAAGCATGATGGAAAAGGATAAAAATAAGATTGATGAAATTTTCAAAGACGGCCTAAATGATGTTCATTTTGAGTTTGATGAATCACATTGGCAAAATATAGAATCACGGTTGAATCAGTCAAATCGTTTAAAGAAAAGAAAGATTGTACTTTTAATAACATTAGCGACCACAGTTGCAGCAGTTTTAATAGCTTTTTTTATCTGGAATGACCAATTACTTAAGTCTAACGAAGTGCTGAATGAAATCAAAGAAGCCAATATTTTGTCTGAAAAAGAAGGGCTGGAAAATGGAACTATTCATCGTCAGGAAAATTTGCGACATGAACCTGAACAAGATTTAGGTGGGGTTGCATTTCAGCCGCATACAGGTATGAATAGTGGTTTAGCGGTACCAAGTGAAAATAGAATACTGCAGGATATTCTTTTGATGCAGGTCGCCGATATAAATTTGACAAGGATACAGGATGGAAAACAGGAAACAACATTTACTATTCCTCCTATAGAATATAGTCATCGTAGATTACCTAGTTTCAACTTAAAAGAAGAACCGATTGAAGGGATAGGGGAGCGCTTGGCAGCTATTTATCAACCTAAAGAAACCATAGGTGCCATGAGGAAGGAAGAGGAGCGGTCGGTTGTTAGTTTCCTCGTTGGGCCAGATCTTACAAGCGTACGTGGAGCAGGGAAATCTTCCCTTAGTGAAAATGTCGGCTTGGCTTATTCCTATCCGCTCGCAAAAGGATTTCATGTTTCTGTGGGAGCGACTTATGCTAAGAAGAATTATAAATCAGCATATAAGTTTTATACACCATCAAATCCACCGGAGATGGCTCAGTTGCCCAGCAATGTAAGTGCCGTTTGTGATGTTCTTGATGTTCCCTTGACAGCAAGTTACACCGTACTTAAAAGTAAAAACGTCAAATTTAATGTGAGCGCAGGGCTTTCAAGTTATTTTATGCTGAAGGAAAAGTACACTTTCGATTATGAAGGCGGTGGGAGCTATAGCGGATCTCAAAACAGTGCCGTCTATGAAGTGAATGGCGAGAACCAGCATATCTTTGGTGTCGCGGATTTTTCGGTTTCTATTGAGAAGAAAATCAACGATAAAATTAATATCGGCGTGAAACCATTTGTTAAAATGCCTTTGACGGGAATTGGGTATGGAAATGTGGATCTAGAATCTAAAGGGGTAGCATTTACTCTAGGAATGAGTTTGTAATCTAATTGGGAATTCGAAAAGCTAAATCGTGTTTGTGTCATCGTATTATTACATAAATACGAATATATCCCTCTTTTTGACTCAATATCCCCCTTGTCTAGATAGAAAAAGGGGGATATTTTTGTTTGCGAATAATCAATAACTATTCGCTCAAAGAGACTTAAAATAAATCATGAAAACACCTATATCTGTCTGTCTTATTCTGCTTTTAAGCTGTTTTGCCGCATATAGCCAAAAACCCATCCCAAAGGAGTATAACTTAGTCTGGTCGGATGAGTTCGATTATCAAGGCACGCTAGATACAACCAAGTGGAGCTACGAAGAAGGTTTCAAACGTAACCGCGAAGAACAATGGTATCAAAAGGAAAATGCTTTCTGTCGTAATGGCCTATTGATTATTGAAGCAAAAAAAGAACATCGCGAGCATCTGGGTTTTATTCAAGGCAGTAAAGATTGGATTAACAGCAGAAAGCAGATAAGGTATACTTCGGCTTCAATAAATACGTTAGGAAAGCAAAGCTGGAAATACGGAATCTTTGAAATCCGGGCACGTATACCTGTTGGGGACGGTCTTTGGCCTGCTTTCTGGACTTTAGGGACGACCAAAGAATGGCCATCGAATGGAGAAATCGACATCATGGAATATTACCGCGGCAATATATTGGCCAATATCGCAACGGGTACTGAGCAACGCTGGAAAGCCCATTGGT encodes the following:
- a CDS encoding sigma-70 family RNA polymerase sigma factor; the protein is MAITEVDEKSIHIIKGCIDEDRRAQKDLYTIYYAMSLGICLRYANNREDALSILNEGFFKVFKNIGKYDFQKPFSIWIKKIMTNTAIDFYRAKIKQGFLLDVSLYEHAIVEDDSITQKLNYEDLLAMVQQLPPAYRTVFNLYAIDGYGHEEISGMLGIAIGTSKSNLHKARGRLVQIMEVQGVKFGKTQKKA
- a CDS encoding outer membrane beta-barrel protein; this encodes MMEKDKNKIDEIFKDGLNDVHFEFDESHWQNIESRLNQSNRLKKRKIVLLITLATTVAAVLIAFFIWNDQLLKSNEVLNEIKEANILSEKEGLENGTIHRQENLRHEPEQDLGGVAFQPHTGMNSGLAVPSENRILQDILLMQVADINLTRIQDGKQETTFTIPPIEYSHRRLPSFNLKEEPIEGIGERLAAIYQPKETIGAMRKEEERSVVSFLVGPDLTSVRGAGKSSLSENVGLAYSYPLAKGFHVSVGATYAKKNYKSAYKFYTPSNPPEMAQLPSNVSAVCDVLDVPLTASYTVLKSKNVKFNVSAGLSSYFMLKEKYTFDYEGGGSYSGSQNSAVYEVNGENQHIFGVADFSVSIEKKINDKINIGVKPFVKMPLTGIGYGNVDLESKGVAFTLGMSL